Proteins encoded together in one Streptomyces sp. NA04227 window:
- a CDS encoding ATP-binding protein, giving the protein MSGEELENAELVVGELAGNSARHGRCELTLQLTLEPDGLHIIVTDFGIAPPQPPDGADHDCDEHGRGMHIVEALSQWVRSAHKGSSYRVHALLPSGR; this is encoded by the coding sequence GTGTCGGGCGAGGAGCTGGAGAACGCCGAACTCGTCGTCGGTGAGCTCGCCGGCAACTCCGCCCGTCACGGTCGCTGCGAGCTGACGCTGCAGCTCACGCTCGAGCCCGACGGGCTACACATCATCGTCACGGACTTCGGCATCGCTCCTCCTCAGCCACCGGACGGAGCGGACCACGACTGCGATGAGCACGGCCGAGGAATGCACATCGTGGAGGCGCTCTCGCAGTGGGTTCGCTCCGCACACAAAGGGTCCTCCTACCGTGTGCATGCGCTACTGCCCTCCGGGCGATGA
- a CDS encoding Crp/Fnr family transcriptional regulator, producing MDDGLAVSPAREPQPREQWPWPRPSLLGGLGQAHRDRLLALGARVRYPAERILIRESEETDFVLILLDGVVKATGRTRDGRDALLAVRMGGDLVGELAAVDGGPRSATVTTCGPVVARSVTGEAFRDCMRRDPQLGQAVNAAVVAKLRSANTHRLDFTGCDVTTRLARVLHQIARTYGRPVGRGAAIHWPLTQPELATLAGAAEPSVHKALRRLREAGAVSTGYRTVTIDDLALLNSIAFD from the coding sequence ATGGACGACGGACTCGCCGTCTCGCCCGCGCGGGAACCGCAGCCGCGCGAACAGTGGCCATGGCCACGACCGAGCCTGCTCGGCGGCCTCGGCCAGGCACACCGCGACCGTCTGCTCGCGCTGGGGGCCAGGGTCCGGTACCCGGCCGAAAGGATCCTCATCCGTGAATCGGAGGAGACCGACTTCGTCCTGATCCTGCTCGACGGCGTCGTGAAGGCGACCGGCCGCACCCGCGACGGCCGGGACGCCCTGCTCGCCGTGCGGATGGGCGGAGACCTGGTCGGCGAACTCGCCGCCGTGGACGGCGGGCCACGGTCGGCGACGGTCACGACCTGCGGCCCCGTCGTCGCGCGATCGGTGACCGGCGAGGCGTTCCGCGACTGTATGCGGCGCGATCCGCAACTGGGGCAGGCCGTGAACGCCGCCGTGGTGGCCAAGCTGCGCAGCGCCAACACCCACCGCCTGGACTTCACCGGCTGCGACGTGACCACACGACTGGCGCGGGTGCTGCACCAGATCGCGAGGACCTACGGCCGGCCGGTCGGCCGGGGCGCCGCCATCCACTGGCCGCTCACCCAGCCCGAACTCGCGACGCTGGCCGGAGCAGCCGAACCCAGCGTGCACAAGGCCCTGCGCAGACTCCGGGAGGCGGGCGCGGTCTCGACCGGCTACCGCACCGTGACCATCGACGACCTCGCCCTGCTGAACAGCATCGCGTTCGACTGA
- a CDS encoding ATP-binding protein gives MNDVYEYENTDAASDPPGEDGAVHGPAERHRIDIGGNAGGPVIAGNYNMVIDAQHGSRVTMLTQGERPLPVRRDRVALLPRRQPAPLGRDTELAALAAAVRAGGPVQLWGPPGVGKSTVLRYAAQRLDPGPDGVLFLSAAHREVEDLTQEVFEACYEAAGYAPASAELRRLMAGVRITVYVDNAALSPEQVRELLDAAPDATFVFAGRDRSLLGEGTALQVHGLDRAAAFALLARELGRALTGNERTAADLWKTATGRPLLLLHAAALARLDSSGEPKLPAPGAVAELLPLILERLNTAAVNVLRLLTTLEDAELAPVHIGTLAGVPDPVRLCDTLTGLGLAETTERGYRCAPGTVSAVRGRYPEPFPGDRLCEHFAHWAALPGTTPAEVADHARALEISAELAERSGRADLAIRVARAAAPALAQSLRFGVWGRVLGAGRSAADAAADPQARAYFTHEQGVRTLVTGRRVVSAVLLAEAALLWRQLGNGQGADAAAGAQQLAPSAPTVPDTPPDPTGSLDPTSPTAPADSPQPDPTAGADPTTNLDPTTVHGPTTSPDPTTSVDPTTGPDLTSVDPNSALEQGTSHTGPDLSTTHSGTGPDVSTGPDLTTGPDLSTGPDFSNGPGPDFSSGPDFTTGPDPVFDPSPAADQLASQGSQFAQTVPAAGSPPPMPPPGAVEASSAASGIGGTATGATAAAGAAAGGASALTGILTAIAVVLAVAIGGVAVSQQDSGDEPAATETGLAGTWRDSEGGTSEIEQTGSSTYTTDGTSPCGEAYTTEITGSGGSYSATGPLYDVGTDNCESVGTVDVTITMGADTDVIQVVKELSADVDTDEVECYDCGTYTLNRVP, from the coding sequence ATGAACGACGTGTACGAGTACGAGAACACGGATGCGGCGAGCGACCCGCCCGGCGAGGACGGGGCGGTACACGGGCCCGCCGAGCGGCACCGGATCGACATCGGCGGCAACGCGGGCGGGCCGGTGATCGCGGGCAACTACAACATGGTGATCGACGCCCAGCACGGCTCGAGGGTGACCATGCTGACCCAGGGCGAACGGCCGTTGCCCGTGCGCCGCGACCGGGTGGCACTGCTGCCCCGGCGGCAGCCCGCGCCGCTGGGCCGGGACACCGAACTCGCCGCGCTCGCCGCGGCCGTCAGGGCCGGGGGCCCGGTGCAGCTCTGGGGACCGCCGGGCGTCGGCAAGAGCACCGTGCTGCGGTACGCGGCACAGCGTCTCGACCCCGGGCCGGACGGGGTGCTCTTCCTCTCCGCGGCCCACCGCGAGGTCGAGGACCTCACCCAGGAAGTCTTCGAAGCCTGCTACGAGGCCGCGGGCTACGCACCGGCGAGCGCCGAACTGCGCCGCCTGATGGCCGGAGTACGGATCACGGTCTACGTCGACAACGCCGCGCTGAGCCCGGAGCAGGTCCGCGAACTCCTCGACGCCGCTCCCGACGCGACCTTCGTGTTCGCCGGCCGGGACCGGTCGCTGCTCGGCGAGGGCACCGCACTACAGGTCCACGGGCTGGACCGGGCCGCCGCGTTCGCCCTCCTCGCCCGCGAACTCGGCCGCGCCCTCACCGGGAACGAGCGCACCGCCGCCGACCTGTGGAAGACCGCGACCGGCCGACCGCTGCTCCTGTTGCATGCCGCCGCCCTCGCCCGCCTGGACTCCTCGGGCGAACCGAAGCTCCCGGCCCCGGGCGCCGTCGCGGAGCTGCTGCCGCTCATCCTCGAACGGTTGAACACGGCCGCCGTGAACGTCCTGCGCCTCCTCACCACACTGGAAGACGCCGAACTGGCGCCCGTGCACATCGGCACCCTGGCGGGCGTACCCGACCCGGTCCGCCTCTGTGACACCCTCACCGGTCTCGGACTCGCGGAGACCACCGAACGCGGATACCGCTGTGCGCCCGGCACGGTGTCCGCGGTGCGGGGCCGGTACCCGGAGCCCTTCCCCGGGGACCGGTTGTGCGAGCACTTCGCCCACTGGGCGGCACTGCCCGGCACCACACCGGCCGAAGTCGCCGACCACGCACGCGCGTTGGAGATCTCGGCCGAGCTGGCAGAACGGTCCGGACGGGCGGATCTCGCGATCCGGGTGGCCAGGGCCGCCGCACCGGCCCTGGCCCAGTCGCTGCGCTTCGGAGTGTGGGGGCGGGTGCTCGGCGCCGGGCGCAGCGCGGCCGACGCCGCGGCCGACCCGCAGGCAAGGGCCTACTTCACCCACGAGCAGGGTGTACGCACCCTGGTGACCGGCCGACGCGTCGTGTCCGCCGTCCTGCTGGCCGAAGCGGCGCTGCTGTGGCGGCAGTTGGGCAACGGCCAGGGCGCCGACGCCGCGGCCGGAGCCCAGCAACTCGCCCCGTCCGCACCCACCGTGCCGGACACACCCCCGGACCCCACCGGTTCACTCGATCCCACCTCGCCGACCGCGCCCGCGGACTCTCCGCAACCGGATCCGACGGCCGGGGCGGATCCGACGACGAACCTGGATCCGACGACGGTCCATGGCCCGACGACGAGTCCGGATCCGACGACGAGTGTGGATCCGACCACGGGCCCGGACCTGACCTCCGTAGACCCGAACTCCGCACTGGAACAGGGCACGAGCCACACGGGCCCCGACCTGAGCACCACGCACAGCGGGACGGGACCCGATGTCTCCACCGGGCCCGATCTCACCACCGGGCCCGACCTCTCCACCGGGCCGGACTTCTCCAACGGGCCCGGACCGGACTTCAGTTCCGGACCGGACTTCACCACCGGACCCGACCCCGTGTTCGACCCGAGTCCGGCAGCCGACCAACTGGCTTCCCAGGGCTCGCAGTTCGCCCAGACTGTACCGGCGGCCGGTTCTCCGCCGCCGATGCCGCCGCCCGGCGCCGTGGAAGCCAGTAGCGCGGCGAGCGGTATCGGTGGCACGGCGACCGGCGCCACCGCCGCGGCGGGCGCTGCCGCGGGCGGGGCGTCCGCGCTCACCGGCATCCTCACCGCGATCGCCGTCGTGCTCGCCGTCGCCATCGGCGGAGTCGCCGTCAGCCAGCAGGACTCGGGTGACGAACCGGCTGCTACGGAGACCGGGTTGGCCGGGACCTGGCGGGACAGCGAGGGAGGTACATCCGAGATCGAGCAGACCGGGTCCTCCACGTACACGACTGACGGCACCAGTCCATGCGGTGAGGCCTACACCACGGAAATCACCGGGAGCGGCGGCAGTTACAGCGCCACCGGGCCGCTGTACGACGTGGGGACCGACAACTGCGAGTCCGTCGGAACCGTCGACGTCACGATCACCATGGGCGCCGACACCGACGTCATCCAAGTGGTGAAGGAACTGTCGGCCGACGTGGACACCGACGAGGTGGAGTGTTACGACTGCGGAACCTACACGCTGAATCGCGTTCCGTAG
- a CDS encoding isocitrate lyase/phosphoenolpyruvate mutase family protein, whose protein sequence is MNTAEQQRRAAEFRALHEQTDTFVIPNAWDAGTARILHGLGFRALATTSAGLAHSLGRADGAGLVSRTETLDNARAIASATSLPVTADLENGFGDAPETVAESIRLAAAAGVVGASIEDTTGRPEDPLYDFDSAVERVAAAVEAAGSLGIPFTLTARAENFLYGRPDLKDTIRRLRAFEAAGADVLYAPGLPDAEAIREVCSSVSRPVNVLAGGASRISVAELAALGVRRISLGSGLSRLALGAVRQAAREVLEQGTFDFAAGALPYGELNGVMASSARGEEGEGQ, encoded by the coding sequence ATGAACACCGCCGAACAGCAGCGCCGTGCCGCCGAGTTCCGTGCGCTGCACGAGCAGACCGACACCTTCGTCATTCCCAACGCCTGGGACGCGGGCACCGCGCGGATCCTGCACGGACTGGGCTTCCGGGCCCTGGCCACGACCAGTGCGGGGCTGGCGCACAGCCTCGGCCGTGCGGACGGTGCGGGACTGGTGAGCCGTACGGAGACACTCGACAACGCACGGGCCATTGCCTCGGCGACCTCGCTGCCCGTCACCGCCGACCTGGAGAACGGGTTCGGTGACGCACCGGAAACGGTGGCCGAGAGCATCCGGCTGGCCGCGGCGGCCGGAGTCGTCGGGGCCTCGATCGAGGACACCACCGGGCGGCCGGAGGATCCGCTGTACGACTTCGACTCCGCGGTGGAGCGGGTGGCCGCGGCCGTCGAGGCGGCGGGGAGCCTCGGCATCCCGTTCACGCTGACGGCCCGGGCAGAGAACTTCCTCTACGGCAGGCCTGATCTCAAGGACACCATCCGGCGGTTGCGTGCCTTCGAGGCCGCGGGCGCCGATGTCCTCTACGCTCCCGGACTGCCCGACGCCGAGGCGATCCGCGAGGTCTGCTCCTCTGTGAGCCGTCCCGTGAACGTCCTTGCCGGGGGAGCGTCACGGATCAGCGTCGCGGAACTCGCCGCGCTGGGTGTCCGCCGTATCAGCCTCGGCTCCGGGCTCTCGCGCCTGGCGCTCGGCGCCGTGCGACAAGCGGCACGGGAAGTCCTGGAGCAGGGAACTTTCGACTTCGCGGCCGGGGCCCTGCCGTACGGGGAGTTGAACGGGGTCATGGCGTCGTCGGCGCGAGGAGAGGAGGGCGAAGGTCAGTAG